TTGCTATTACCGTCGGCTCGTTGATCGCATGCGGTGAATACGAATTGTATGTGCTTCTGATTGGCTGGTCCAGCTGAAATATTTCTTCGGGATGGAAGTAATCGCCAGATGGTTGTAGATACGATGACGTTGAATAGCCGTCGAACGGTTGGTTCGGCATTGGCGTTGCATTGGGATAGGTAATTGAGTAGGAAAATTCATCGTCCATTGCGTGCTGGAATGTGTTCCGTTCAATTGCTTTATTGTCGTGTTCGTAATGATCACTTAAGTTATCTTTGTATGTGCCGTAAGAAGTCGGGTAAGTACTCAGCAAGCAGTTGCAGTTTAGCGACGAACAATTGCATTTGGTTTTCAAATTAAACTGAGGGCTGGTAACCTTCAACGTTGACTTCTTCATTGGAGTTTTAAGCGTACGAAGCTGTGAATCGAAATAGGAAACAGACGTTAGCCTCTCAAACACTTCACTTTCAGTTTCACTTTCATTACCTTCGTATTTAATGCAGCATCTCTAGCCAGAAGAACGGCCAACCCACGAATACGTCTGCTGCTACCAAGAGCCCGTCGTGATTCGCTCGAACCTTTAGCTTCTGGTCTAGGATGGTCGTGGACACCTTTGGCTTGAAAATAAATGGCATTTTCGGTGTGTCGCCAGAAGTGAGTAACGGGATAGCCACAATGTCCCCTGCATGGTTGAATTTCCAAACGTCCGGTACAATTTCTATTCAGAGATTGGAAATTAGGGTCGACGAACCAAAGTCAaaacttttctgaaaatttaccgATTCGGGCATTGCTTTCCCTGTTGCTTCTTACGTGCCTTATCGCATATTGCCGGTCTCAGATGGATGCGATCGCCATTGGGCAGTCGACAGCGCACCGAACATAGCAGCACTCCCAAGCagcttttctttaaaatatttacattgtgATTGTTGGTGTTACGCATCGCCCAACCGGACGAATGGCGTTTCGCTTCTTCACTATTTACGGAATACACGAAGCGACAATGGCCGTCCGCCCATTCGAAGTAATTGTTTAAATCACAATCTTCGATTTTCGGTACCACCGAATCGTTTATGTCCCAATCGATTGTCATCTTTGTCCGTTGCGATTGTGTGGAATGATGTCTGTAggtcaaaatttatgaaaaaacgaaattagttcagaaattctttttaatCCGAAATTTTGAGGGAGTTAGAATACAACTAGGGGAGACACttggaattgattttttttttgcctcttCGGCATCATGTACAAACTATATACTTGTTTACAGTAccggactggccctatgggcgttcgggcgattccagaagggatttttgatttttgtatagaTAAAGAGGAACGAAAGGACttttgaaaaatctcttcATACAATACCCGATAAGGGCTTatttgagccagtccggcactacTTGTTAACAGAGTCTGTAAtcgtgaaaacattttcgtaaatttttatgaattttcacaaatttttgtgaatcttaaaaatcacgaaaattcatgaaaattcgcGAAAATGTTTAAACGGATACAGGTTCTGCTTGTTATACAATTGCCAGCCTCTAACCACTGATTGCACAAACTACAATTTCACCATCTACTCTAAGTTAGTCTCagcaatttttgaaaatatcaacTCAAACACGGAATAGCTTTCAGGAGATAAAAATTGTCAGAAATCAGAAAGATGAACTTTCATTCCACTTCactctttcaattttatatacaTGGGCATTAACTGCAGACCGATCTGTTCGGTAATAAAAactcaaatttgaaaagttttagcTTTTTTAatatggcaaaaatatttaaactttCACAGAAGACAGGCATATAATCATCAATTACCAATCATACATTCTCTGTtaattcatttgatctaaatttgttattttgttatatTAATCAGCATTAACTATGGCAAATTAAACATCTTCCGTTAACTGATGAAAATGCCacttggaaaacgttaattacAACAACACCATAGTGATGAATAAATCGTtaacaattttctcaattatGTTCAACTAACATCTGAATCGGCTTTTTCCTTATTGGTCAAGGTTCGCTATGTTCCCTGTTTTTCCCTAAAGTGATTAACCTGttacggctgtcatctgttatcgactatgacagcaataataaacgacaagctttCACAATGAggttttatatagcaaaaagcatattcaaaacaatgaagtaaaagatttctgaaatcaatctctgaaaatcttcgatcaaatgaagtactagatcaGATAGAAAACTGTTactatgcttgccgtctgtggcAGGTTAATCTCTCAGAATTCAATATTATCTGTCTTGGTCGGAATAACGCTGCAACTAGTTCCGTAAAGTtagtgaaattaaatgttaactaaagtcaaaaaaaaaaattgtgttttttagTAACTGGAAactattaattgaatttacatcAGATTTCGCCTATGGCAAGCGCACATTACCCAAATTGATTAGTTAGTAAGGCGTATGCTTGCAGCAAGCATTGCTTGCTATATAAGTGCAAAAAATGTCTGAGCCTCTGAGCTCGTCGCTTATTTTCGTCGTCCACGAGAGAAAGCCGTCCGTAAAAGcttaatcaattttcaaatagtAAATTTCTGAAAACTATTTTCCGGTCTCGATAgacttgtaaaaaaaattctaaaattcatCCCTCCATCAAATTATCCCGTTTTACTAAGTAAAACACAGCTACTTAGAATTGTTTacatactggagctacgcggATCATTTGTATTCGATATATTTTTacggaaaataaatgaaataaaatgaactaATTGGGAAATTACAAAATCAGAATGTAGACCTGTTAACGAGAGCAACGACTACAATAAGTGTAATAAATTCTGGATAGTGTTGCCTTATATGTATAGCAAATGATGTCAaaactaattaattaaaaaaattctgaagaaCCATGTAGTACGCGCGCCATATCGTCTGTTACAGAATTAAATGCTTCGATTGTTTTATTTAGAGTTCTCGgttctttaaaaaatatttccgaaattgatTCCTTACTCTAGCTACACAAAGCAACGTGAAGGAAacctaattcaaaattttctattgtgTTCCTGTTAAGTTTGACAGTAAACTAGACTTGTTCAACAGATTTTCTAATTGCCTCAAGTTTTGTGAAATTCTAATTGGCAATTTTATACCGAAGTCTAAAATTTAGAATCTGACtcgaatcaaattttgacCTAGTGAACCTTTGATAATTGAAGAACTTCACCAAAAgttctcatttttattttccgataaaatcatatttttagTACGACATCGAAATAGGCCTAACGTTTAGTACCACGGCGGTAATAGaaagttaaattatttatttttttaaatcgctaAAGGAAGTGTGGGACAGCTGGCATAATTGCAGTCGGTAACAACTAACTGCTTACTCTCGCAAAGTTGtgtaaatttgacgaaaaaaaattctacaaattttcactTGACTACTGTAAAGTCACTCttagcagaaaaaaaagtcaaaacaaAGTAACTGAAACCTGAAATTAATACGTAAAGGAAGAGACTTACATCACAACCATTTAATAAATGTAATCCAAAATGTTGTCCAAAAGAAAAAGTTCACAAAAAACACCaactacttaaaaaaaaagttcaatttcccaattcaatttatttaacgtTCATTAACTTAGCGTATTTCTATACGAAAATCATGTctcatttaaattgaaataaatgttcTTGTTTAACGATTCAcatcacacacacaaaatctttatttcaagGGCCTTCTTTACACAGCACTCATCACATAACATTCGCCGCTGTTTATAACCactcaactcaactcaataTTAACACACGACTGATCGAAACGACAGCACAGAGTCAACTAAACACATTCTTTTACAAACGCAACAATACAACACAACAAAGGTAGAAAATTGTTGGTGTTTTGTGGTTCCCTCATGAGTATATAGAAACCCATTCTTGGATTTATTGAAAGCATTCAACAATGAATTAACTCCGCCCTATGAACGATTGTACTATTCATGAAATAGAGAATATTATCCACGactttcgtttcgtttttgatTGGATGGATAAAATCGCATTGTGTGTTAGTGTTTGTTTAAGAGTTGCactgaaaattcatttgagtGCTGTGCAATAAAAATCGCGATCCAGTTAAGTACACCGTCAAATATTATGCGATATTCATTCAAAAGAATAGAAGAAATTAACACTTTCTGGCTAATCATTACTCCTAGGATGAGCGAAAGCCATTATTCCTCACTGCACCTATAACGATAGACGATTCTAAACTTAATGAAATCACTTAAAAGCGCATTCCGCATAGCACAACTTCACAGTttcatgtcaaaatttgttaagTATTTTTCATTCTATCGAGAAATCGTCAGATGGAGAATTCTGAACACATTATAACACTACAACCGTTTACAGAGTTTACTCAAAGCCTTTTGTCGTACAATTTCGGTTCGTCTCGAATGCACTTCATAATTTGATCGAATCCGATCCgtttaatgaaaaaactgtcacgaaataattagaaaattgtttttctccaATCATCTCCTCATTCTGCAGCCTCAATCAGCAAACACTTTTAATTgttcgtaaaatattttccgaacaTTTTGCTAGATTAAATCAAAAGTTTTAATATCCCGCCGGGTCAGACACTGGCATATTGATAACTATCTCTGCATTATACCATACATCACaagaacgaaacatttttcaatctaTTCAAGGACCCGAAAACCGTTAATTTAATTGGGTAAATTGGCTactattattttcaattgagtAAAAGGGGTCTTCGTTTCAATTTCTTCTTTCGATTTTTCGGGTGTGATTTTTTCCGAAATTCTGTCGCGCAGTAGTGAAACCATTCGACGGTCTATCGAATTTTTGAGACTTTCTTTAGAGtgaaaattgacaaagaaattcgaaagGAATCGGGTTCTGAACCGGTGAAAATATAGTTCGTCGTTGTTTGTTTGCCGGATGCTTAAACAGGAAAGCAACTGAAATatccattttcataaaatatggGAATTTTGCGAGAATTATGTGAGATAAATGTCAACCCGAGGTGAAATCGAGTTTGAGCGCAAAATTCTGgtttacacaaaatttcatgtactgcacggcagagtaaaataaaccagggaGAATCGGCTCATTTTCGAAAAGTCAAAGAAGGGACCTCATAGACTGTATGAAAAGGAACactaatttaaattgaattaattttattcgcaaaatataagTCTTCTGGATAATTCACGTCACTAGTGAAAATAAAGCGCACCTGCCTGGTCCATTTTACGTAAAGAGTGactattttgaaaacatagctaacgccgacccgtacgaaacacctattcgtgtcaaaagcctttaaaatcacttacattatccactctttgccttgttatcatatacaactaaattgccggaggcaatatagacagccccgtacgaagacaaatttcataaattcctatttaaacagctatataccgctatatttacctatatttcactataaataaacatttcacagataaatatatgctattatatagctctatatgcctgtatatagctcaatataggtgaatataggtatatatagatgtccatatatggaatccctgaaacccctcacacttaacacattatttccatgttaacagaaactctctaagtaccatttttcccaagatatttctattttactaaaatccaatatggccgccggcagccattttgttaggagaccggaaatagtaccgacgctttacattcgttaatacctttcaaacaaaaaaaaattcatgaaattcggtcaaaatttactcgagatattgtcaaaatacaccacgttcactgtacttccgagtagccagataagagctcactccaagagacctagctcacgctccggagaacataatttcaaaaactctttttttcctgattggtacggtcaatacctatctaataaagctaaaacagacgaaatatgttcaaatgtggccgacctacaagaaaaaactgcttgccgccctgtgcctgttccacaccaaggggtctaactcacgagtcggtcatccgatttcaataaactttttctttgtcgatcggtattgtaaataccttttatttgccgtatcacttacaagtttaatgtttaaatgtccggagatatcttcgaaaaaccgtaaagcacttattgggccacagctcgggaggggtcgatccaaaatcactcatcttcgaacttagcctgttttttgacattaccaaacgggaaaaaaaagaattttcaaaatcggatgcgttttactcaagttatcgtgcagacagacagacggacagacagacggacattttttttttctcgcggatttggcatctctagacaaccacaataggtttccccttactcagggagtccaattcgacgtgttacaaacgtatgcgtaaacctataagaccccagtacttcgtacgggtctaattaACGCATTCGAACGCAGGCAAAATGAACagcacaaaaatataaattaaacaacaagactttaaacattttaaaatgccAAAACCTAGGCAGATCTTAACGTTTTAGATTCAACCAACCATCTGCTGGTCCAGAAGAGAATTCTGCAATGGATGAAATCAAACTGTAAGAAATCGACTCTTAAATAAGCtgaatgaaaatcttttttgtctCAAAGTCTGGTATGTTACTGACCTTGACCCTTTTTCTCATTCCCCACTCTACGGTATCCACTCATTCATGCTAATCTTTTACGAAGCATCTTTAATGTAgcagagaattttttttctttttgtaattaaGGTTTCGTCATcgtacaataaaaattaaagaatcATAAACTCCAAATAAAAATGCATAGAAAAACTACCAGTACCAGTATGACGAGCTTAACTTCAATCAGAATTTTCGCCGGCACAATGCTTACCACTGAATATGAGTATTTCTCACGTAATATCCCATAATGACGACATTCTCTGCCAACCTACACAATAAACTAAATATTTAGAGAACTCTGATTCAGTCAttacaatatttaaaaattcaattgattgGATAGGGCTAttgattgagaaaaaaaaaattattttctctccGACCAATTTTCCCAAGCACATAACTTTTGCTGTAATTTCACTCAACTTGTCTTACCCGCATTTAATAGGACAGAACTAATAATTCTGAATTCATTTCAGATTTACTGTATTAGCATtactttaataaaaatgatttttttttttttcatcgtgGGGTTCGTGGTAGGGTGtgcttttcataaataaataattttgtttcgaatGAATATCTGATTTCCGAAAGTATTTTAAGtgagatagaaaaaaaaatgtcttagtTAAACCCAACCAACTGGACCGCTTAGATGTCATATACTCCAACAATATTCACATTTCATAAAACGTTTCTTcaacctttttttttcg
The DNA window shown above is from Bradysia coprophila strain Holo2 chromosome IV unlocalized genomic scaffold, BU_Bcop_v1 contig_84, whole genome shotgun sequence and carries:
- the LOC119072750 gene encoding transcription factor glial cells missing; translation: MVVIHHSTQSQRTKMTIDWDINDSVVPKIEDCDLNNYFEWADGHCRFVYSVNSEEAKRHSSGWAMRNTNNHNVNILKKSCLGVLLCSVRCRLPNGDRIHLRPAICDKARKKQQGKQCPNRNCTGRLEIQPCRGHCGYPVTHFWRHTENAIYFQAKGVHDHPRPEAKGSSESRRALGSSRRIRGLAVLLARDAALNTKLRTLKTPMKKSTLKVTSPQFNLKTKCNCSSLNCNCLLSTYPTSYGTYKDNLSDHYEHDNKAIERNTFQHAMDDEFSYSITYPNATPMPNQPFDGYSTSSYLQPSGDYFHPEEIFQLDQPIRSTYNSYSPHAINEPTVIANSRSPSTSTLLDMESGTIQKNNSNLMNKAWINDVKYESCDDTSSLTSTSSQFDEAYYTFQTNNNNYLDSNQYGNGDYMNVTKMECAVAFEQNQFFDHCENIAGDQNLANGTHMQQYYYNENQKTGDYNYPATNNLNELNSTSNGYDIWNAPQQQQQQHNNDMHNMHQTYHVASNEFQAYTNSTGQQLVYSA